The genomic window GTATTGGTAACGATTCGTCGTTTTTTAGCATGCTAGATACGGCTTTCAATAATAAATTTAGTGATAATATTGAGCATGAAGATAATATTTACACAAATTTAGAAGAAAATGAAAATGAAGAGATTACCGAACCTTTAATGGAAACTATTAAAGATATGGTAGCCCAAATGCCTTATGAAACGCAAGAAGTAGATGAATTGTTTGAAAGAACAGAACCTAAAACTCCTGTTATAAAACATAATTTGGAAGATCTTACTTTAGGCTTTGAAGAAACACCTATTTTTGATCCGGTTAAGAAAAATGAAAATGGCGTATTAAGCGATAAAAAATCGTTGAATGATAAGCTTAAATCGGGCGGATTGAAAATTGGCTTAAATGATAAAATAGCTTTTATTAAACATTTATTTGATGGTAAAAACGAAGATTACGATCGTGTAATATCGCAATTAAACACCAAGCAATCTTTTCCAAACGCCAAAGATTTTATTGAAACTATGGTTAAACCAGACTATAATAATTGGGCCAATAAAGAAGAATTTGAAACCCGCTTCATGGAAATTATTGAAGGTAAATTTGAATAATGAGTAAACTTTATATTGTACCAACACCGATTGGAAACCTAAAAGACATCACTTTTAGAGCTGTTGAAATTTTAAAAGATGTCGATTTAATATTAGCTGAAGATACCCGAACATCTGGAAAACTCTTAAAGCATTTTGAAATTTCGACCCACATGCAAAGCCACCATATGCATAACGAGCATAAAACGGTCGAAAATATAATTCAGAAATTAAAAAGCGGAACAACCGTAGCTTTAATTAGCGATGCCGGAACACCTGCTATTTCTGATCCTGGATTTTTATTATCTCGTGCTTGTATTGAAAATGGTATTGAAGTAGATTGCCTGCCAGGTGCCACAGCTTTTGTGCCAGCTTTAGTGAATTCTGGATTACCAAATGATAAATTTATATTCGAAGGTTTTTTACCCGTTAAAAAAGGAC from Algibacter sp. L1A34 includes these protein-coding regions:
- the rsmI gene encoding 16S rRNA (cytidine(1402)-2'-O)-methyltransferase, translated to MSKLYIVPTPIGNLKDITFRAVEILKDVDLILAEDTRTSGKLLKHFEISTHMQSHHMHNEHKTVENIIQKLKSGTTVALISDAGTPAISDPGFLLSRACIENGIEVDCLPGATAFVPALVNSGLPNDKFIFEGFLPVKKGRQTRLLLLAEETRTIIFYESPHKLIKTLGHFCEYFGDDRQVSVSRELTKLYEETIRGTAKEVLEHYTNKPPKGEIVIIVGGKKK